The following coding sequences lie in one Longimicrobium sp. genomic window:
- a CDS encoding MGMT family protein, whose protein sequence is MIDDSSHNRIFEVVRRIPAGRVLTYGDVAALAGLPGHARLVGYALHALPDGTTVPWHRVINARGGISTGRAYPGGELVQRFLLEGEGVEFDARGRTLLARYRWEGG, encoded by the coding sequence ATGATCGACGACAGCAGCCACAACCGCATCTTCGAGGTCGTCCGCCGCATCCCCGCCGGGCGCGTGCTGACCTATGGCGACGTGGCGGCGCTGGCGGGTCTTCCCGGCCACGCGCGCCTGGTGGGCTACGCCCTGCACGCCCTCCCCGACGGCACCACCGTCCCCTGGCACCGCGTGATCAACGCGCGCGGCGGCATCAGCACCGGCCGCGCCTACCCCGGCGGCGAACTGGTGCAGCGCTTCCTGCTGGAAGGCGAGGGCGTGGAGTTCGATGCGCGCGGGCGCACATTGCTAGCGCGATATCGGTGGGAGGGTGGGTGA
- a CDS encoding glycosyltransferase family 9 protein yields the protein MTAGQNEETKYDASAWMTHMRGGDFEAAWRVSDAVLRGRVGASCAHWPRHEQWVWNGAPLDGKRVLVRCYHGLGDTLQFIRYMPRLRKVAREVIVWAQPELIPLLSTARGIDRLLPLHDGAPEVEFDADVEVMELPHVFRYTPRTLPAEVPYLHADPAPLPRDGRLAVGLVWKAGDWDERRSIPPELLAPLGEIPGVELHVLQRGPGLRERPAGFGIDSGSDDVLETARVMKALDLVVTVDSMPAHLAGALGVPTWTLLHADPDWRWMEGREDSPWYPTMRLIRQERAGDWAGVVARVAADLATRAEPSARRGV from the coding sequence TTGACGGCAGGGCAGAACGAGGAGACGAAGTACGACGCCTCGGCGTGGATGACGCACATGCGCGGCGGCGACTTCGAGGCGGCGTGGCGGGTGAGCGACGCGGTGCTGCGGGGACGCGTGGGCGCATCGTGCGCGCACTGGCCGCGCCACGAGCAGTGGGTTTGGAACGGCGCGCCTCTCGACGGAAAGCGCGTCCTCGTGCGCTGCTACCACGGCCTCGGAGACACGCTGCAGTTCATCCGCTACATGCCGCGGCTGCGGAAGGTCGCGCGGGAGGTGATCGTGTGGGCGCAGCCGGAGCTGATCCCGCTCCTTTCGACGGCGCGCGGCATCGATCGCCTGCTACCGCTCCACGACGGCGCGCCGGAGGTGGAGTTCGACGCGGATGTGGAGGTGATGGAGCTGCCGCACGTCTTCCGCTACACGCCGCGCACCCTCCCCGCCGAGGTCCCCTACCTGCACGCCGATCCCGCCCCGCTCCCCCGCGACGGACGCCTGGCCGTGGGCCTGGTTTGGAAGGCGGGCGACTGGGACGAGCGGCGCTCCATCCCGCCGGAGCTCCTGGCGCCGCTCGGCGAGATTCCCGGCGTGGAGCTGCACGTCCTCCAGCGCGGTCCGGGATTGCGGGAGCGCCCGGCCGGGTTCGGCATCGACTCCGGCTCGGACGACGTGCTGGAGACGGCGCGCGTGATGAAGGCGCTCGACCTGGTGGTCACGGTGGACAGCATGCCCGCGCACCTGGCAGGCGCGCTGGGAGTGCCCACCTGGACCCTGCTCCACGCTGATCCGGACTGGCGTTGGATGGAGGGGCGCGAGGATTCGCCCTGGTACCCCACGATGCGCCTCATCCGCCAGGAGCGCGCGGGCGATTGGGCGGGCGTGGTGGCGCGCGTAGCCGCCGATCTGGCGACGCGCGCGGAACCATCCGCGCGCCGTGGGGTGTAG
- a CDS encoding BlaI/MecI/CopY family transcriptional regulator — MGPELTAHLSRRERQVMDVLFALGQATVNDILERIPDPPSYSAVRATLRTLVEKGEVEHLQDGPRYLYKPMVAKESARSAALGHLVRTFFGGSVEAAAAALLGMSRRKLTDADLRRLAQQVDAARDEGR; from the coding sequence ATGGGTCCCGAGCTCACCGCACACCTCAGCCGCAGGGAGCGCCAGGTGATGGACGTGCTCTTTGCGCTGGGCCAGGCCACTGTCAACGACATCCTGGAGCGCATCCCCGACCCGCCGAGCTACTCTGCCGTGCGCGCCACGCTGCGCACGCTGGTGGAAAAGGGCGAGGTCGAGCACCTGCAGGATGGCCCGCGCTACCTCTACAAGCCGATGGTGGCGAAGGAGAGCGCGCGATCGGCGGCGCTGGGGCACCTGGTGCGCACCTTCTTCGGCGGAAGCGTGGAGGCGGCGGCGGCGGCGCTCCTGGGGATGTCGCGGCGCAAGCTGACCGATGCGGACCTGCGGCGGCTGGCGCAGCAGGTGGATGCCGCCCGCGACGAGGGGAGGTAG